GAACAGGGACGCCGATTCCAATCGAAGAGGTTGAACCCGCAACCGAAATTGTGAAGCGGTTCACCACCGGTGCCATGTCCTATGGTGCTTTAAGTAAAGAGGCCCACGAAACATTGGCCGTGGCCATGAACCGAATAGGGGGAAAGAGCAATACCGGTGAAGGGGGAGAAGATCCCGAGCGGTATATTCCCTTGCCCAACGGAGATTCCAAAAACAGCGCTATCAAACAGGTGGCCTCTGCTCGGTTCGGTGTCACCACCCAATACCTGGTGAATGCAAAAGAACTGCAGATTAAAATGGCGCAAGGGGCCAAACCGGGAGAAGGTGGGCAGCTCCCTGGACACAAGGTGGATGAAAGTATTGCCCGATTGAGGTATTCCACCCCCGGGGTTCAGTTGATCTCCCCTCCTCCCCATCACGACATCTATTCCATCGAAGACCTGGCCCAATTAATTTACGACCTCAAAAATGCAAACCCTGAAGCGGATATTTCCGTCAAGTTGGTTTCGGAGGTTGGCGTGGGAACGGTTGCGGCGGGAGTGGCAAAGGCCCATGCGGATAAAATCTTAATTTCCGGAGATTCGGGGGGAACAGGGGCTTCTCCCCTGAGCTCCATCAAGCATGCCGGGGTCCCTTGGGAGCTGGGCTTGGCCGAAACCCAGCAAACCCTCGTCCTCAATAACCTGAGGGGCCGTGTAAAAATTGAAACAGACGGCCAAATGAAAACAGGCCGGGATGTTATCATCGCAGCACTATTGGGGGCCGAAGAATTTGGTTTTTCCACCGCCCCATTGATTGTGGAAGGGTGCATCATGATGCGAAAATGCCATCTAAACACCTGTCCTGTTGGGGTGGCCACCCAAGATCCCGCTTTACGGAAAAAATTCGCCGGACAACCTGAGCATGTGGTCAACTATTTCTTCTTTTTGGCGGAGGAAGTGCGGGAATTCATGGCCCTTTTAGGATTTAAAACCATGGCCGAAATGATCGGGCGAGTCGATAAGATTAAACCCCAAAAAGCCATCGATCACTGGAAAGGGAAGGGTCTGGATTTAAGCCTAATCCTGGCTCTTCCCTCGGCACCCCCTGAATACCCACGGCACTGTGTCGAAAAACAAGACCATGGTTTAAAAACCGCTTTGGATCACAAGCTAATTGAATTGGCAAAACCCGCAATTGAATATAAGGAACCGGTGGAAATCTCCCTTCCCATCCGAAATATCTACCGAACCGTTGGGGGACTCCTCTCCGGTAAAATTGCTAAAAAATATGGAATGGAAGGGCTTCCACCCAACACCATCCATTTTAAATTTAAAGGAACCGCCGGGCAGAGCTTTGGAGCATGGTTGGTAAATGGTGTCACCTTTACATTAGAAGGGGAAAGTAATGATTATTTGGGAAAAGGGATGTCGGGAGGCCGCATTGTGGTCTATCCCCAAAAAGGCTCCAACTTCCCCCCCGAGGAAACCATCATAATTGGTAACGTTGCACTGTATGGGGCCATTGCCGGTGAAGGCTATTTTTATGGGATGGCAGGGGAGCGGTTTGCCGTTCGAAATTCAGGTGTCCAGGCAGTGGTAGAAGGCGTTGGAGACCACGGTTGTGAATATATGACAGGGGGTGTGGTGGTGGTTTTAGGAAAAACCGGCCGGAACTTTGCCGCAGGAATGAGCGGTGGGGTTGCTTTTGTACTTGACGAAAATGGGATTTTTAAACATCAGTGCAATCTCAGTATGGTGGAATTAGAACCGGTTAAAGATCCGGCAGACCAGACCCTTTTACGGAGTCTGATTGAGCGTCACCAACAATACACCGGAAGCCGAAAAGCAAAAAAAGTTTTGGATGAATGGAGTGCCACCTTGCCTAAATTTTTGAGGGTGATGCCTGTGGAATACAAAAGGGTTCTTCAGCAACGGAAACTTCAAAAGAAAACCACTTCAAAAAAGGAAACAGCGCTTCATGGGGGATAATAAAGGATTTTTAAAATTTAAGCGGGAGGGGCCAGAAAGACGCCCAGTCGAAAATCGCATTAAAGACTGGAATGAATTCTACCAGCCCTTTCCAGAAGAAGCCCTAAAAGCCCAGGGAGCCAGATGCATGGACTGTGGGATTCCCTTCTGCCAAGGAGACACCGGCTGCCCGGTTCAAAATATGATTCCCGATTGGAATGACCTGGTCTTTCAAGGCCGGTGGCAAGATGCCTTGAAGAGGCTTCATTTAACCAATAATTTTCCAGAATTTACGGGAAGACTGTGTCCAGCCCCCTGTGAAACAGCCTGCGTCCTTGGACTCATTGATGACCCGGTTTCCATTCGCGTGGTGGAATGGAACATTATCGATCGCGGTTTTGATGAGGGATGGGTTTCCCCTGTGTTAGCTGAGGAGAACACGGGTAAGAAGGTTGCCATTATTGGGTCAGGACCCGCAGGTTTAGCGGCGGCACAACAATTGGCCCGATGGGGCCATAACGTCACTGTTTTTGAGAAAGACGATCGAATTGGGGGACTGCTGCGCTATGGCATCCCCGATTTTAAGATGGAAAAATGGGTCATTGACCGCCGCCTTGAACAAATGGAAGCCGAAGGGGTGGAATTTAAAACCAAGATAGAGGTGGGAAAAGACCTATCCGTAGAAGACCTCCGCAATCAATTCGATGCAATCTGTTTGGCCGGAGGAGCCATGGCAGGAAGAAATTTGGATATTCCCGGACGTGACCTCAATGGGGTTCATATGGCAATGGCGTTTCTAACACAACAGAATAAGAGAAACGCGGGAGACGCCATTCCGCCAGAGACAATTATTTCAGCCAAAGGAAAACGTGTAGTGATCATTGGTGGGGGAGATACGGGATCAGACTGCCTGGGAACTGCCCACCGCCAGGGAGCCATTGAAGTTCATCAGTTTGAACTTTTACCGGAGCCCCCGCCCACCCGGGCGGAATCCACACCCTGGCCGCTTTGGCCCATGCAGCTTCGCTCCTCCCATGCCCATGAGGAAGGCTGCGATCGGCAATGGAGCATTTCCACGAAAGCTTTTTCAGGGAAAAACGGACAGGTGAAAAAGCTCCATGCCATCCAGGTGGAGATGAAACAAAGTGCAAATGGCCGATTTGGTTTTGAGGAAATACCGGGTACTGAGCTGGATATGGATGTGGATTTGGTCCTGCTGGCCATGGGGTTTACTGGCCCGCTCAAAGAAGGACTCTTGGCGGATCTTCAGGTCCAATTGGATACCCGAGGGAATGTTTCCGTGGATGATAATTACATGAGCAGTGTGGAAGGCGTTTTTGCGGCAGGTGATATGAAACGAGGGGCATCCCTTATCGTTTGGGCGATTCGTGAGGGAAGGGACGCTGCACAAGGAATTGACCAGTACCTCCGAAAAAAAGAACCCGCATCCACCGCGGCCCTAATAAATCATCGCGCCTCAATTTAGCTCACCCCTTTCCATTATTAAATCTGAGAATGTTCTTCACTTTCTTTCTCCTTAGGTAAAACCTTTTTCTTGGGAACCTTCATAAATGCTGCGTTGTCACTGAAAATCACATTATAATGGGTTTCCACCTTCTGTTCATTGTTGGGATGAACTGGGGGTGGCCCATGAAAAAATTTTTTCCCCACAAATGAAACCTTTCCCTCAAAAGCGCCCAAAGACGTAGATGAATCGTTCCACACCATTGCCCGATTCAATTTTAAAAACCCATTCAATTTGATGGCTTTGACTGCAAAGGGAGCCATTTTTTCCAAAACGGAACCAATAGGAATTTCCCCTTCTTTTTCTTTGGACGCCTTCCCGTATCGTTGAAGGTGATCGGAAACAAAATCCTTCCACCGGATCTTGTCCGTATAACTGGCATTATACTGAATCACAATTTGATAAAGCCTGTCACGGTAAAAAAGACAGTAAACCCCCTCGATCCCCGGCCTTGCGGAAACAGATGGAACATAATAAAATTTCTCTTCCTCCAAAAGTTCTACCGTATCCTCAATCATCTGAATTCTAACCTTGGCGGTCAAATCTGATAAGGTCATTCCCAAAGAGAGCTTTCCAAAACTTCTTGAAATCGGCTCATCTGACAAAGACCCTTGAGGCACCCCTAAAGGAAGGGTTAGAATGACCAAAA
The Nitrospiria bacterium genome window above contains:
- a CDS encoding glutamate synthase subunit beta is translated as MGDNKGFLKFKREGPERRPVENRIKDWNEFYQPFPEEALKAQGARCMDCGIPFCQGDTGCPVQNMIPDWNDLVFQGRWQDALKRLHLTNNFPEFTGRLCPAPCETACVLGLIDDPVSIRVVEWNIIDRGFDEGWVSPVLAEENTGKKVAIIGSGPAGLAAAQQLARWGHNVTVFEKDDRIGGLLRYGIPDFKMEKWVIDRRLEQMEAEGVEFKTKIEVGKDLSVEDLRNQFDAICLAGGAMAGRNLDIPGRDLNGVHMAMAFLTQQNKRNAGDAIPPETIISAKGKRVVIIGGGDTGSDCLGTAHRQGAIEVHQFELLPEPPPTRAESTPWPLWPMQLRSSHAHEEGCDRQWSISTKAFSGKNGQVKKLHAIQVEMKQSANGRFGFEEIPGTELDMDVDLVLLAMGFTGPLKEGLLADLQVQLDTRGNVSVDDNYMSSVEGVFAAGDMKRGASLIVWAIREGRDAAQGIDQYLRKKEPASTAALINHRASI